A window of the Natrinema salifodinae genome harbors these coding sequences:
- a CDS encoding DUF5793 family protein, whose protein sequence is MRREHFTLDVNNIDWVETDGEPEKPSVSIDFTGPATMLRERLTGPDGDVLDASETDTALRLQGPLEDDTPGVVSVTNRVTGEFILELNEDADDVLQFIRAARGYGETADDDGRYEVEITLDGEPFVSYDKRTFLVYDDEGNLLRQHSLIPSGVEL, encoded by the coding sequence ATGAGGCGCGAGCACTTCACGTTAGACGTTAACAATATCGACTGGGTCGAAACCGACGGCGAGCCTGAAAAGCCCTCGGTATCGATCGATTTCACCGGCCCGGCGACGATGCTTCGCGAGCGCCTGACCGGTCCCGACGGGGACGTACTCGACGCGAGCGAAACCGACACCGCCCTCCGACTGCAGGGGCCGCTCGAGGACGACACGCCAGGCGTGGTGAGCGTCACGAACCGCGTCACCGGCGAGTTCATCCTCGAACTCAACGAGGATGCCGACGACGTCCTCCAGTTCATTCGGGCGGCGCGTGGCTACGGCGAGACCGCCGACGACGACGGTCGGTACGAAGTCGAGATCACGCTCGACGGCGAACCGTTCGTCAGCTACGACAAACGCACGTTTCTCGTGTACGACGACGAGGGGAATCTGCTGCGCCAGCACAGCCTGATCCCCAGCGGCGTCGAACTCTGA
- a CDS encoding DUF7527 domain-containing protein — translation MDPRTQERVEEWDSRPFSGGFDGLSDLADADFSGAVSGAGTWLFMLNGRIVGVFDGDVEDFETASGTRYEAPHPSLPLLCTMEERGGETRAKYYTNETPLREVDQTLQSGSFTGYIELSENVLSGDYYAVYYGGRRMAAAYIGNAERLHTGEEAFERAADEVGIYEVTDVEIDVTDVPGTGDAEPNSQSASGSSPEPTGSGAGVDAAGAAAGTGSDADSTADPTGSPIEPIDVSNTEPAGTEGASGAGAAAGTDPIEDVTIDDSSALTSDVDLTGDPTETEAEAGMTTDQADPDPDAGADATPPATSSTDEPADASVGEPEPAADQASAESTDSEGTETAAGAKPAHGDTTGTDAEAAADADADTESPTDPDLSEVEAAAEELDQHISWVEDEEAEETEDVVVEGPDVPESTADDSDPESEDADDDLEEQFEREEQWRETRRIPSIDPDKSQPKPESDAPGRGASAGQSSPSADAEAAEAAVNAAQTGREATETTSTPRSPGGQGSDGPSGERTRQQPSRGSQSDAGAETGAGGGSGGAGADTGADRERIAALTEQLETLQEQRDALATKAEELTTDRDRLRSENEELSATVERLRSRIDELETELRRARERDSDTGGAAAAGGTQLSPAQALSGTNLFVRYASKSKSTLETAHNGNADRSDVSSNLRLEHHTPFDSGDAVVDGDPYEEFLTSTMEFRFVEWLTERLLYEIRDTGHADGLADLYDAIPRIDRAELGATISLEDDDTEDVPDQVTFDVVAFDKMGNPLVLATLNDSREPASQDLLEELEAAASAVKANYPDLAATMAVTSSYFEPGALEVAEQATSGGLLSRGSNLSYVNLSRKSGYHLCLAESRSEGFHMNVPEL, via the coding sequence ATGGACCCGCGCACGCAAGAGCGCGTCGAGGAGTGGGACTCCCGCCCCTTCAGTGGCGGTTTCGACGGTCTCTCCGATCTCGCTGACGCCGATTTCTCTGGTGCCGTCTCGGGAGCCGGCACGTGGCTCTTTATGCTCAACGGCCGCATCGTCGGCGTCTTCGACGGCGACGTCGAGGACTTCGAGACCGCATCGGGAACCCGCTACGAGGCGCCCCACCCGTCGCTGCCCTTGCTCTGTACGATGGAGGAACGCGGCGGCGAGACCAGGGCGAAGTACTACACCAACGAGACGCCGCTCCGGGAGGTCGATCAAACGCTCCAGAGCGGCTCGTTTACCGGCTACATCGAACTGAGCGAAAACGTACTCAGCGGCGACTACTACGCCGTCTACTACGGCGGCCGCCGGATGGCCGCCGCCTACATCGGCAACGCCGAGCGCCTGCACACCGGTGAAGAGGCCTTCGAGCGCGCGGCTGACGAGGTCGGCATCTACGAGGTGACCGACGTCGAAATCGACGTCACCGACGTTCCGGGAACCGGCGACGCCGAACCGAACTCCCAGTCCGCGTCGGGATCGAGTCCCGAACCGACGGGCTCCGGGGCCGGGGTCGACGCCGCCGGCGCGGCTGCCGGCACCGGTTCCGACGCCGATTCGACCGCTGATCCGACCGGCTCGCCGATCGAACCGATCGACGTCTCGAACACCGAACCGGCCGGCACCGAGGGCGCGTCCGGTGCCGGAGCAGCCGCGGGGACCGATCCGATCGAAGACGTCACGATCGACGACTCGTCGGCACTGACCTCGGACGTCGACCTCACGGGGGATCCGACGGAAACCGAGGCGGAGGCAGGAATGACGACCGACCAGGCCGACCCGGATCCCGACGCCGGCGCCGATGCAACTCCGCCCGCTACATCGTCGACCGACGAGCCGGCGGACGCGAGTGTGGGCGAGCCCGAGCCAGCCGCCGACCAGGCGAGCGCCGAATCGACCGATTCCGAGGGGACGGAGACGGCCGCCGGTGCTAAACCGGCCCACGGCGACACGACCGGAACTGACGCTGAGGCGGCTGCCGATGCCGATGCCGATACCGAGTCCCCCACCGATCCCGATCTCTCCGAGGTCGAAGCGGCGGCCGAGGAGTTAGATCAGCACATTTCTTGGGTCGAAGACGAGGAAGCTGAAGAGACCGAAGACGTGGTGGTCGAGGGCCCCGACGTCCCCGAATCGACCGCTGACGACTCCGACCCCGAGTCCGAGGACGCGGACGACGACCTCGAAGAACAGTTCGAACGCGAGGAACAGTGGCGCGAGACCCGTCGCATTCCGTCGATCGACCCGGACAAGAGCCAGCCGAAGCCGGAGTCCGACGCGCCAGGCCGCGGTGCGAGCGCGGGACAATCTTCGCCATCGGCGGACGCAGAGGCCGCTGAAGCCGCTGTGAACGCGGCGCAGACGGGCCGAGAAGCGACCGAAACGACGTCGACGCCGCGGTCGCCCGGAGGGCAAGGCAGTGACGGCCCGTCCGGAGAGCGTACCCGACAGCAGCCGTCTCGCGGCTCCCAGTCCGACGCGGGGGCCGAAACCGGTGCCGGCGGTGGCAGCGGTGGTGCCGGCGCCGACACGGGAGCCGACCGCGAACGGATCGCCGCGCTCACCGAGCAACTCGAGACGCTTCAGGAGCAACGCGACGCCCTCGCGACGAAAGCCGAGGAGCTCACAACCGACCGCGACCGGCTGCGGTCGGAGAACGAGGAGCTCTCGGCGACGGTCGAGCGGCTCCGGTCTCGAATCGACGAACTCGAGACGGAACTACGGCGGGCTCGCGAGCGCGATTCCGACACCGGCGGGGCAGCCGCCGCGGGGGGAACCCAACTCTCGCCTGCACAAGCCCTCTCCGGGACGAACCTCTTCGTCCGGTACGCTTCGAAGAGCAAATCCACCCTCGAGACGGCCCACAACGGCAACGCCGATCGCAGCGACGTCTCCTCGAACCTCCGGCTCGAACACCACACCCCATTCGACTCCGGCGACGCGGTCGTCGACGGCGATCCCTACGAGGAGTTCCTCACTTCGACCATGGAGTTTCGGTTCGTCGAGTGGCTCACCGAACGACTCCTTTACGAGATCCGGGACACCGGCCACGCGGACGGCCTGGCCGACCTCTACGATGCGATCCCCCGGATCGACCGAGCCGAACTCGGTGCGACCATCTCTCTGGAAGACGACGACACCGAAGACGTCCCCGACCAGGTGACCTTCGACGTTGTCGCGTTCGACAAGATGGGGAACCCGTTGGTCCTGGCGACGCTCAACGACTCGCGGGAACCGGCGTCGCAGGACCTCCTGGAGGAACTGGAAGCGGCCGCCTCCGCGGTGAAGGCGAACTATCCCGACCTGGCCGCGACGATGGCCGTCACGTCGAGTTACTTCGAACCGGGCGCGCTCGAGGTGGCCGAACAGGCGACCAGCGGCGGGCTCCTCAGCCGTGGCTCGAACCTGAGTTACGTCAACCTCTCGCGCAAGAGCGGGTATCACCTTTGCCTGGCCGAGTCGCGCTCCGAGGGGTTCCACATGAACGTGCCCGAGCTGTGA
- a CDS encoding DR2241 family protein, whose translation MTVATNDLETLVARASEDVDFDGLRLETTGASGDDDGDDNARYTLKTPKSERTGLDEDDLRQALDACEEYVTNWRYWQETVGGEGTARRAFLRWCERAPLADAEGARAGDGAGESEIPATGPRSDHGEGESAPLAVPDRYDALRGGIDREWGQLCITTRFLDADDPNGERVYDLWHVDDADSNIADLEVYDDPRDAREIATYDEDGHYRPLKTAPTLASGWAFTGLSGDELVETVGFFYPATVANWHRELRGNLDVDHWTETAERQTGIYDVIDELPREAVEWMAEACCVDSQCLRRREWEYDEDDDLDVDGGDGPFPCREPCSLVIAAARKWAILESEEEHTYELELTTSELNQLEALIDAVAEGRTDEIREADVNDGANRYRARYLRAKRFDDEGSLEATRVDD comes from the coding sequence GTGACGGTGGCGACGAACGACCTCGAGACGCTCGTGGCGCGCGCGTCCGAGGACGTCGACTTCGACGGCCTTCGACTCGAGACGACCGGTGCCAGCGGCGACGATGACGGCGACGACAACGCCAGGTACACCCTCAAGACCCCGAAGAGCGAGCGGACCGGGCTCGACGAGGACGACCTCCGCCAGGCGCTCGACGCCTGCGAGGAGTACGTTACGAACTGGCGCTACTGGCAAGAGACCGTCGGCGGCGAGGGCACCGCCCGACGCGCGTTCCTCCGGTGGTGCGAGCGGGCACCGCTCGCCGACGCCGAGGGAGCACGAGCGGGTGACGGTGCGGGCGAGAGTGAAATACCCGCGACCGGACCCCGGAGCGACCACGGCGAGGGCGAGTCGGCCCCGCTCGCGGTCCCGGACCGATACGACGCCCTCCGCGGTGGGATCGACAGGGAGTGGGGGCAGCTATGTATCACCACCCGCTTCCTCGACGCGGACGACCCTAACGGCGAGCGAGTCTACGACCTGTGGCACGTCGACGACGCCGACAGCAACATCGCGGACCTCGAGGTCTACGACGATCCCCGCGACGCCCGCGAGATCGCGACGTACGACGAAGACGGCCACTACCGGCCGCTGAAGACCGCGCCCACCCTCGCGTCGGGGTGGGCCTTCACCGGCCTCTCGGGCGACGAACTCGTCGAGACGGTCGGGTTCTTCTACCCCGCGACGGTCGCCAACTGGCACCGCGAGCTGCGGGGCAATCTGGACGTCGACCACTGGACCGAGACCGCCGAGCGCCAGACCGGCATCTACGACGTGATCGACGAGCTCCCCAGGGAGGCCGTCGAGTGGATGGCCGAGGCCTGCTGCGTCGACTCGCAGTGTCTCCGCCGGCGCGAGTGGGAGTACGACGAGGACGACGACCTCGACGTCGACGGCGGCGACGGCCCCTTCCCCTGTCGCGAACCCTGTTCGCTCGTAATCGCCGCGGCCCGCAAGTGGGCCATCCTCGAGTCCGAGGAAGAGCACACGTACGAACTGGAGCTGACGACGAGCGAGCTCAACCAGCTCGAAGCCCTGATCGACGCGGTCGCGGAGGGCCGCACCGACGAGATCCGCGAGGCCGACGTCAACGACGGCGCGAACCGCTACCGGGCGCGCTATCTCCGCGCCAAGCGGTTCGACGACGAGGGGTCCCTCGAGGCGACGCGGGTCGACGACTGA
- a CDS encoding methytransferase partner Trm112, with translation MKESLLDILCCPLDKHDLELEDAEYDDDEVVGGDLVCTECGEAFPIEDGIPNLLPPDMREETPA, from the coding sequence ATGAAGGAGTCGTTGCTGGACATTCTCTGCTGTCCGCTCGATAAACACGATCTGGAACTGGAAGACGCCGAGTACGACGACGACGAGGTCGTCGGCGGCGATCTCGTTTGCACCGAGTGCGGCGAGGCCTTCCCCATCGAAGACGGCATTCCGAACCTGCTGCCGCCGGACATGCGCGAGGAAACGCCGGCCTAA
- a CDS encoding class I SAM-dependent methyltransferase translates to MADQQDGGRDRSTTSPDREGANRTVGTDRGAVRDTYDRIADHFASTREYPWPEVEAFVADRADDCAGGVGLDLGCGNCRHAQLLADECASVIGLDVSRGLLETGRARARERDFAAVLDLIQGDAASLPLAADSVDTAVYVATLHHLPTRAARRASLDELARVLAPDGRALVSAWSTAHDRFDETDGFDTTIEWTLPGGETVDRFYHIYAPDEFEADLIDSDLDLREWELSSGNCYATVAGSR, encoded by the coding sequence ATGGCAGACCAGCAGGACGGGGGTCGGGATCGATCGACGACGTCGCCGGATCGCGAGGGGGCCAACCGGACCGTCGGGACCGACCGCGGCGCGGTCCGCGACACCTACGACCGGATCGCCGACCACTTCGCGTCCACGCGGGAGTACCCCTGGCCCGAGGTCGAGGCCTTCGTCGCGGACCGAGCGGACGACTGCGCGGGCGGCGTCGGACTCGATCTCGGTTGCGGGAACTGCCGCCACGCCCAACTCCTGGCCGACGAGTGCGCCTCAGTCATCGGTCTCGACGTCAGCCGCGGCCTACTCGAGACCGGCCGTGCTCGCGCACGCGAGCGCGATTTCGCCGCCGTCCTCGACCTGATCCAGGGCGACGCCGCATCTCTCCCGTTGGCCGCCGACAGCGTCGACACCGCGGTCTACGTCGCGACGCTCCACCACCTGCCGACGCGAGCGGCCCGGCGCGCCAGCCTCGACGAACTCGCGCGGGTCCTCGCTCCCGACGGCCGCGCGCTGGTCAGCGCCTGGTCGACCGCCCACGACCGGTTCGACGAGACCGACGGCTTCGACACGACGATCGAGTGGACGCTGCCCGGCGGCGAGACCGTCGACCGGTTCTACCACATCTACGCGCCCGACGAGTTCGAGGCCGACCTGATCGACAGCGATCTCGACCTCCGCGAGTGGGAGCTGTCGAGTGGCAACTGTTACGCGACGGTCGCGGGTTCGAGGTAG
- a CDS encoding UPF0058 family protein, which translates to MHKDELLELHEELVVIMEYFSEREEVDETLFDPYRQLDVDPSHVHKSKSEHKHAVFVLGNALASAMSEDEFSSAGRIGKRMKELAEDAESKI; encoded by the coding sequence ATGCACAAAGACGAACTCCTCGAGCTCCACGAAGAACTCGTCGTTATCATGGAGTACTTTTCCGAGCGCGAGGAGGTCGACGAAACGCTTTTCGACCCGTACCGCCAGCTCGACGTCGACCCCTCGCACGTCCACAAGTCGAAGAGCGAGCACAAACACGCGGTCTTCGTCCTCGGTAACGCGCTCGCGAGCGCGATGAGCGAAGACGAGTTCTCCAGCGCCGGTCGGATCGGCAAGCGAATGAAGGAGCTCGCCGAGGACGCGGAATCAAAAATATAG
- a CDS encoding beta propeller repeat protein produces the protein MTRLTRRSALQFAGASLAAATVPATATADESDDWTVVETPVDSTLHDVADTATTPHAVASGGLVIERTEAGWEVVLQGGPTGNGNDLYGVDTTDDGERLWIVGASGAIGEYDVTTGDLIDRSAPNDFTANFNDVAVTGPAGDADVYVADDSGSIHYSFDNGREGTWDYEAPGSGAGFNAIEFYEDRSGHVIDTNGKVFATDDGVTWNAIGIEDAGVTYYGLDSDAADDVRVSGGNASVFTYDGSQWGLESLGDADLFDVETDGDNGYTVGSGGVIFELDGGEWCQQQTPTGENLFAVARGPVDIAVGSGGEVLER, from the coding sequence ATGACGCGTCTCACCAGACGTTCGGCGCTGCAGTTCGCAGGCGCATCGCTCGCCGCAGCCACCGTCCCCGCGACGGCGACCGCCGACGAGTCCGACGACTGGACGGTCGTCGAGACGCCGGTCGACAGCACCCTCCACGACGTCGCCGACACGGCGACGACCCCGCACGCGGTCGCAAGCGGCGGCCTGGTCATCGAACGCACGGAGGCGGGCTGGGAGGTCGTCCTCCAGGGCGGCCCCACCGGCAACGGAAACGACCTCTACGGCGTCGACACTACCGACGACGGTGAGCGGCTCTGGATCGTCGGCGCCAGCGGCGCGATCGGCGAGTACGACGTGACGACCGGCGATCTGATCGACCGCTCCGCGCCCAATGACTTCACGGCCAACTTCAACGATGTCGCGGTCACCGGCCCCGCGGGCGACGCGGACGTCTACGTGGCCGACGACTCCGGCTCGATCCACTACAGCTTCGACAACGGGCGAGAGGGCACCTGGGACTACGAGGCCCCCGGCAGCGGCGCCGGCTTCAACGCGATCGAATTCTACGAGGACCGATCGGGCCACGTCATCGACACCAACGGCAAGGTGTTCGCCACCGACGACGGCGTCACCTGGAACGCCATCGGCATCGAGGACGCCGGCGTCACCTACTACGGCCTCGACAGCGACGCCGCGGACGACGTCCGCGTCAGCGGCGGCAACGCCTCCGTGTTCACCTACGACGGCAGTCAGTGGGGTCTCGAGAGCCTCGGCGATGCGGACCTCTTCGACGTCGAGACCGACGGCGACAACGGGTACACCGTCGGCAGCGGCGGCGTGATCTTCGAACTAGACGGCGGCGAGTGGTGCCAGCAGCAGACTCCGACCGGCGAGAACCTCTTCGCCGTCGCCCGCGGCCCTGTCGACATCGCCGTCGGCTCCGGCGGCGAGGTGCTCGAGCGGTAA
- a CDS encoding ABC transporter ATP-binding protein — MANGQLLTTAGEEPVRESTTGETVLELDGIAKRYGGEDVIGDLSLSVRDGEIMTLLGPSGCGKTTTLRLIAGLEKPDAGRVRLQGETVADDGRFVPPEERNVGVVFQDFALFPHLTARENVAFGLRDWDEADRDARVDDLLELVGLAEHGEHYPDELSGGQQQRIALARSLAPEPEMLLLDEPFSNLDVDLRVEMREEVRRIIKETGVTAISVTHDQEEALSISDRVAVMCDGDIEQVDTPQQVFQQPESRFVAGFLGHASFLSGDVHGDHVDTALGRVLRDDVHGLAHQYDGTAVDLLVRPDDVTAYPAAEGEADGRVVYRRYLGPTVLYRVELDDGETIECMHNHSDRIDLDERVGVRVTADHELAWFPADHREDSDVDGDTESDADATPAGAD, encoded by the coding sequence ATGGCCAACGGACAACTGCTTACGACGGCGGGCGAGGAACCGGTCCGGGAATCGACGACGGGGGAGACGGTTCTCGAACTCGACGGCATCGCGAAACGCTACGGCGGCGAGGACGTCATCGGCGACCTCTCCCTGTCCGTCCGCGACGGCGAGATTATGACCCTACTCGGCCCCTCAGGCTGCGGCAAGACCACGACGCTCCGGCTGATCGCCGGCCTCGAAAAACCCGACGCCGGCCGGGTTCGCCTACAGGGCGAGACCGTCGCCGACGACGGCCGCTTCGTCCCGCCGGAGGAGCGCAACGTCGGCGTCGTCTTTCAGGACTTCGCGCTCTTTCCGCACTTGACCGCCCGGGAGAACGTCGCATTCGGCCTGCGGGACTGGGACGAGGCCGACCGGGACGCCCGCGTCGACGACCTCCTCGAACTGGTCGGCCTCGCCGAACACGGCGAGCACTACCCGGACGAACTCTCCGGCGGCCAGCAACAGCGGATCGCGCTCGCCCGCTCGCTGGCCCCCGAACCCGAGATGCTGTTGCTCGACGAGCCCTTCTCGAACCTCGACGTCGACCTCCGCGTCGAGATGCGCGAGGAGGTCCGCCGGATCATCAAGGAGACCGGCGTCACCGCCATCTCCGTCACACACGACCAGGAGGAGGCGCTGTCGATCTCCGACCGCGTCGCCGTGATGTGCGACGGCGACATCGAACAGGTCGACACGCCCCAGCAGGTCTTCCAGCAGCCCGAGTCTCGCTTCGTCGCCGGCTTCCTCGGCCACGCCAGCTTCCTCTCGGGCGATGTCCACGGCGACCACGTCGACACCGCGCTCGGCCGCGTGCTCCGCGACGACGTCCACGGCCTGGCCCACCAGTACGACGGCACCGCCGTCGACCTGCTCGTCCGGCCGGACGACGTGACCGCGTACCCGGCCGCGGAGGGCGAGGCCGACGGTCGCGTCGTCTACCGGCGCTACCTCGGCCCGACCGTCCTCTACCGCGTGGAACTCGACGACGGCGAAACCATCGAATGCATGCACAACCACTCCGACCGGATCGACCTGGACGAGCGCGTCGGCGTCCGCGTCACCGCCGATCACGAACTCGCCTGGTTCCCCGCGGATCACCGCGAGGACAGCGATGTCGATGGTGACACCGAGTCGGACGCGGACGCAACGCCTGCTGGCGCCGACTGA
- a CDS encoding tyrosine-type recombinase/integrase, producing MNVPVVSSPVEERLDERQLVDYREYKRDLLKWLHHLGKNPDHAEGYAETTVRQVSYKVDKFYRWLWNEEGYTTSATPDDADDYMRHLVYSDTEYSTGHKASSQKCLKRLFKWRRHELGEEVEWEPTHSFSPDASQPRDYLTVEERKLIREAALEYGSVPSYSALDPQERQSWKRYLAQRFEKPIDDVSVSDFDRANGWKIPSLTWVSLDCGLRPVEVERATVNWVDTENNVLRIPKAESSKNTENWIVGVTERTSTALERWLIERQQYDQYQDTDALWLTRHGNPYNSSSLKYILSRLCEIAEIPTENRSLSWYAIRHSVGTYMTREQDLAAAQAQLRHKSPETTMRYDQTPIEDRRDALNRMG from the coding sequence ATGAACGTACCGGTGGTCTCATCACCAGTCGAGGAGCGGCTCGACGAGCGGCAATTGGTCGATTACCGGGAGTACAAGCGTGATCTCCTCAAATGGCTGCACCATCTCGGGAAGAACCCTGATCACGCTGAAGGATATGCAGAGACCACAGTGCGGCAGGTCTCATACAAAGTGGACAAGTTCTACCGATGGCTCTGGAACGAAGAGGGTTATACTACCAGTGCAACTCCCGACGATGCAGACGACTACATGCGCCACCTGGTCTATTCAGACACGGAGTACAGTACTGGTCACAAGGCGAGTTCACAAAAGTGCCTGAAACGGTTGTTCAAGTGGCGACGTCACGAACTCGGTGAAGAGGTTGAATGGGAGCCGACACACAGCTTCTCACCGGACGCGTCCCAACCGCGTGATTATCTCACTGTGGAGGAGCGCAAACTGATACGAGAGGCTGCTCTAGAGTACGGAAGTGTCCCTTCGTACAGTGCCCTTGACCCACAGGAGCGGCAGTCGTGGAAACGGTACCTGGCGCAGCGATTCGAGAAGCCTATCGACGACGTGAGTGTAAGCGACTTCGACCGCGCCAACGGATGGAAAATTCCGAGCCTCACCTGGGTATCACTGGACTGTGGTCTTCGCCCGGTTGAGGTCGAGCGCGCTACAGTGAATTGGGTAGACACGGAAAACAACGTCCTACGCATCCCGAAGGCCGAATCATCGAAGAACACGGAAAACTGGATCGTCGGTGTCACTGAGCGTACATCAACAGCACTCGAGCGCTGGCTAATCGAGCGGCAGCAGTATGATCAGTATCAAGACACCGACGCACTGTGGCTAACGCGACACGGCAATCCGTACAACTCTAGCTCGTTGAAGTACATCCTCTCTCGTCTCTGTGAGATAGCCGAGATTCCGACTGAGAACCGAAGCTTGTCATGGTATGCTATTCGCCATTCGGTCGGCACCTACATGACTCGAGAGCAGGACTTAGCGGCCGCACAGGCACAGTTGCGCCATAAGAGCCCGGAGACGACGATGCGTTACGACCAGACGCCAATTGAAGACCGACGCGATGCACTCAACCGGATGGGATAA
- a CDS encoding adenylosuccinate synthase, translating to MTVTIVGSQLGDEGKGGVVDLYGDAADVVARYQGGDNAGHTVVHDGEKYKLSLVPSGAVRGKIGVLGNGCVVNPETLFDEIDTLRERGLDPDVRVAERAHVILPYHRALDGIEEEEKDDLAAGTTKRGIGPTYEDKAGRRGVRVGDLLDPDALRERLEYVVPQKQALAEEVFGKETGEEFDIDHLYETYREYGERLAEEDMTVDCGTFLQERIDAGDNVMLEGAQGTSIDIDHGIYPYVTSSNPTAGGASVGTGLGPTVVGQGEVIGIVKAYLSRVGTGPLPTELGGVEGQTPDYDADEGAGADEEDLATYIRDEGGEYGTVTGRPRRVGWLDMPMLRHAARANGFTGLAVNHIDVLAGLDEVQIGHSYEFDGEEIFTMPPTTEQWGRCEATFKSFDGWPEVDWEAVAEDGYDAIPENARTYLEYLSDELDAPIYAVGVGPGREETVVVENPYE from the coding sequence ATGACCGTCACTATCGTCGGGTCGCAACTCGGCGACGAAGGCAAAGGTGGCGTCGTCGACCTCTACGGCGACGCCGCCGACGTCGTCGCCCGCTATCAGGGCGGCGACAACGCTGGCCATACCGTCGTCCACGACGGTGAGAAGTACAAACTGTCGCTCGTTCCGTCCGGCGCCGTCCGAGGCAAGATCGGCGTCCTCGGCAACGGCTGCGTCGTCAACCCCGAGACGCTGTTCGACGAGATCGATACGCTCCGCGAGCGCGGTCTCGATCCCGACGTCCGCGTGGCCGAGCGCGCCCACGTCATTCTCCCCTATCACCGCGCGCTCGACGGCATCGAGGAGGAAGAGAAGGACGATCTCGCCGCCGGGACGACCAAGCGCGGCATCGGCCCGACCTACGAGGACAAGGCCGGCCGCCGCGGCGTCCGCGTCGGCGACCTGCTCGATCCCGACGCGCTCCGCGAGCGCCTCGAGTACGTCGTCCCCCAGAAGCAGGCCCTCGCCGAGGAGGTCTTCGGCAAGGAGACCGGCGAGGAGTTCGACATCGATCACCTCTACGAGACCTACCGCGAGTACGGCGAGCGCCTGGCCGAGGAGGACATGACCGTCGACTGCGGCACCTTCCTCCAGGAGCGGATCGACGCCGGCGACAACGTCATGCTCGAGGGCGCACAGGGGACCTCGATCGACATCGACCACGGTATCTACCCCTACGTGACCTCCTCGAACCCGACCGCGGGCGGCGCGAGCGTCGGCACCGGCCTCGGCCCCACCGTCGTCGGACAGGGCGAGGTTATCGGCATCGTCAAGGCCTACCTCTCGCGGGTCGGCACCGGCCCGCTCCCGACAGAACTCGGCGGCGTCGAGGGTCAGACGCCCGACTACGACGCCGACGAGGGCGCAGGCGCGGACGAGGAGGACCTCGCGACCTACATCCGCGACGAAGGCGGGGAGTACGGCACCGTCACCGGTCGCCCGCGCCGCGTCGGCTGGCTCGACATGCCGATGCTCCGGCACGCGGCCCGCGCGAACGGCTTTACGGGCCTCGCGGTCAACCACATCGACGTGCTCGCCGGCCTCGACGAGGTGCAGATCGGCCACAGCTACGAGTTCGACGGCGAGGAGATCTTCACGATGCCCCCGACGACCGAGCAGTGGGGCCGCTGTGAGGCCACGTTCAAGTCGTTCGACGGCTGGCCCGAGGTCGACTGGGAAGCGGTCGCCGAGGACGGCTACGACGCGATCCCCGAGAACGCGCGGACCTACCTCGAGTACCTTAGCGACGAACTCGACGCCCCGATCTACGCGGTCGGCGTCGGTCCCGGCCGCGAGGAGACCGTCGTCGTCGAGAACCCCTACGAGTAA
- a CDS encoding DUF7524 family protein, which translates to MLGTEVTVHVNRGSADALEVATESLEIRESVTLLLQGHTSPAHVHCRLAGDLEYVATIDQANYYVEPDGVTAVPIGVDADAIEQPVEGRLEILTGYGSESVSIDVTVVPGTPDIDVDESLSEPARSEPDPTALDSAVDRLAAVGLDPATLAVLALGLVAVGIAALTAATVGGPIATVGVAIVVVGFAVALFLLVR; encoded by the coding sequence GTGCTCGGAACCGAGGTCACCGTCCACGTCAACCGCGGGTCAGCCGACGCGCTCGAGGTAGCCACGGAATCCCTCGAGATCCGGGAGTCCGTCACGCTCCTGTTGCAGGGCCACACGTCGCCCGCGCACGTCCACTGTCGGCTCGCCGGTGACCTCGAGTACGTCGCGACGATCGACCAGGCGAACTACTACGTCGAACCCGACGGCGTCACCGCCGTTCCGATCGGCGTCGATGCCGACGCCATCGAGCAACCCGTCGAGGGACGACTCGAGATCTTGACCGGCTACGGTTCGGAGTCGGTATCGATCGACGTCACCGTCGTCCCGGGGACGCCGGACATCGACGTCGACGAGTCGCTTTCCGAACCCGCCCGATCGGAGCCCGACCCGACGGCGCTCGATAGTGCCGTCGACCGGCTCGCCGCCGTCGGGCTCGACCCCGCGACGCTCGCGGTACTCGCGCTCGGCCTGGTCGCCGTCGGCATCGCGGCGCTGACGGCGGCGACGGTCGGCGGCCCCATCGCGACGGTCGGCGTAGCGATCGTCGTCGTCGGGTTCGCGGTGGCGCTCTTCCTCTTGGTCCGGTAG